In Mytilus galloprovincialis chromosome 1, xbMytGall1.hap1.1, whole genome shotgun sequence, the following are encoded in one genomic region:
- the LOC143080935 gene encoding uncharacterized protein LOC143080935 — MMKFQNFLFSMALTAVTVAVYAPKEKHAIDRHGVENTVRRNGNGRHGGESLSVLDVIDANRRSGSRGVETSHGIGSEFITHGSSDSIGLSGGSVGSRTSVSRGSSAGLSRGLSDDDSISNCHYGCGDDKLCRSGHKCVHDGCSSYCVDISSRSSSSGLTRVSNNDDHMSSGSRIGSSGLTRNIDLSRSSHLETICSRRGVSGHSGSDILDSISAGRGGLDTGSSRRSGSIRTSGSGVDSTSVLGGKTDCKRDCFSDGDCPSTKFCATVNCHKICRRKPSKGYLG; from the exons ATGATGAAATTTCAGAACTTTCTCTTTTCGATGGCATTGACCGCAGTGACAGTAGCCG TCTATGCACCAAAGGAAAAACATGCAATAGATAGACATGGAGTGGAAAACACAGTTAGAAGAAACGGAAACGGGCGTCATGGTGGTGAATCCCTTTCTGTGTTGGATGTTATTGATGCAAATCGACGGTCAGGATCAAGAGGAGTTGAAACATCTCATGGAATAGGCAGTGAATTTATAACACACGGGTCATCAGACAGTATAGGATTGTCTGGTGGTTCTGTTGGAAGCAGGACCTCTGTATCAAGGGGCTCTTCAGCTGGTTTGTCTCGTGGTTTATCTGACGATGACAGTATCAGTAATTGTCATTATGGGTGTGGAGATGACAAGTTATGTCGTTCAGGACATAAATGTGTACATGATGGTTGTAGCAGTTACTGCGTCGATATTTCATCTAGAAGTTCATCATCTGGCTTGACCAGAGTTTCAAATAATGATGATCATATGTCATCTGGCAGCAGAATTGGTTCATCTGGTCTGACTAGAAATATTGATCTCTCTCGCAGTTCTCATTTAGAAACCATTTGTAGTAGACGTGGAGTGTCTGGTCATTCAGGTTCTGATATCCTTGACTCAATCAGCGCTGGACGCGGTGGACTAGACACTGGTTCTTCCAGACGTAGTGGTTCAATTCGTACTTCAGGTTCAGGAGTTGATTCGACGTCAGTACTAGGAGGAAAAACTGATTGCAAAAGAGACTGTTTTAGTGATGGAGATTGTCCATCAACCAAATTCTGTGCCACTGTTAATTGCCATAAAATTTGCCGTAGAAAGCCATCAAAGGGATACCTCGGATAG
- the LOC143077997 gene encoding uncharacterized protein LOC143077997, whose translation MMRFQAIFFLIALTTVTLAVYAPTDKHALDKHGVEKVLLVENTVGRNINGRRGGGSISVLDVIDANRRTGSRAVGISHGIGNEFITHGSSAGRGLPGDSVGSRTSSIRGSSSGLSRALSDDDSVRNCHYGCGGDKLCSSGHKCVHEGCSSYCVDISSGRIIGSSDSFKRGHTGSETIRSSSSGLTRVLSNDDHLSSGSRISSSGLARNLDLSRNGHLETIGSSRGVSGHTGADLFDAITSRRSGLDVLDTVSLRRSGSVSAAVAGVVSQSVVGGKAGCKTDCHRDSDCPTSKYCASVNCHMICRRRRSKGYTP comes from the exons ATGATGCGATTCCAGGCTATTTTCTTTTTGATTGCATTGACCACAGTAACACTAGCCG tataTGCACCCACAGACAAACATGCATTAGACAAGCATGGAGTAGAAAAGGTTTTGCTGGTCGAAAACACGGTTGGAAGAAACATAAACGGTCGTCGTGGTGGCGGATCCATTTCTGTACTGGATGTAATTGATGCAAATAGGCGAACAGGATCAAGAGCTGTTGGAATATCTCATGGAATaggaaatgaatttataacacaCGGGTCATCAGCAGGTAGAGGATTGCCGGGGGATTCCGTTGGAAGCAGGACCTCCTCAATTAGAGGGTCATCATCTGGTTTGTCACGTGCATTATCTGACGATGACAGTGTCAGAAACTGTCATTATGGGTGTGGAGGAGACAAATTATGTAGTTCAGGACACAAATGTGTACATGAGGGCTGTAGCAGTTACTGCGTCGACATCTCTTCTGGAAGGATAATTGGTTCATCAGACTCTTTTAAAAGGGGACATACAGGATCAGAAACAATAAGAAGTTCGTCATCTGGATTGACCAGAGTTTTAAGTAATGATGATCATTTATCCTCTGGCAGTCGAATTAGTTCATCTGGTTTGGCCAGAAATTTAGATCTGTCTAGGAATGGTCATTTGGAAACTATTGGTAGTAGCCGTGGAGTGTCTGGTCATACAGGTGCAGATCTTTTTGACGCAATTACCTCTAGACGAAGTGGGCTAGATGTATTAGACACAGTTTCTTTAAGAAGAAGTGGATCAGTTAGCGCTGCAGTTGCAGGTGTAGTTTCTCAGTCAGTGGTAGGAGGAAAGGCTGGTTGCAAAACAGACTGTCATCGTGATTCAGATTGTCCAACAAGCAAGTACTGTGCATCTGTTAATTGTCACATGATTTGTAGAAGAAGACGTTCCAAAGGATACACACCATGA